One genomic segment of Streptomyces sp. NBC_00239 includes these proteins:
- a CDS encoding ABC transporter ATP-binding protein/permease, which translates to MAQSTGARAAPELVLETDAGTTTVISPGRVYHVGRDPMSEVFLDDARVSWHHAVLRPDGDHWTLADEDSTNGTYADGRRIHEWGVGPGTEIRFGSVADGPRAVLLGRDPPAPAPAAPGFRTSRPSGVHSPALTGTFRQPTSVRALPAQAPFRIGRAPDNDLVVDDLVVSRRHAELRAHPDGTYEIVDLGSHNGTFLNGAPVGRARVHEGDIVGIGHSAFCLVGDHLQEYVDTGTVSLDVRDLAVAVDRGRKVLLDHVSFPVGEKCLLGVVGPSGAGKSTLLGALTGLRPADGGTVLYDGRDLYRDYAELRSRIGLVPQDDILHAQLTVRRALAYAAELRFPQDTAKAEREARVDEVIRELGLQERAGQPIHSLSGGQRKRVSVALELLTKPSLLFLDEPTSGLDPGMDRSVMHMLRRLADDGRTVIVVTHSVLSLDVCDRLLVLAPGGRIAYYGPPGDTLDFFGFEQWPEAFEAFETAKGRDWAGEYRTSSFHRRYVADATSRPWTGDGDLPARAVAPPPKPQSWGAQLRTLVRRYAAALSADRTFLAIMIALPFVMGAMARALAGSRLTAETAMNALLILCVGGVLTGAANAVRELVKERVIYQRERAVGLSRSAYLMSKVVVLGAVTVVQAVVLTLVGLAGVDLGAPGGEGVLLPPLVEITLAVALLSFTAMMLGLLVSALVRKEEVTMPLLVLLAIVQVVFCGALLQLDGVAVIGQLSWLVPSRWALGAMAATIGLADIVPGKITSDPLFEHSAAVWLLDMGMLVVLSLVFALAVARLLRRHEPAIMRK; encoded by the coding sequence ATGGCCCAGTCGACCGGCGCGCGAGCCGCGCCCGAGCTCGTCCTCGAGACCGATGCGGGCACCACCACGGTGATCAGCCCGGGCCGGGTCTACCACGTCGGACGGGACCCGATGAGCGAGGTCTTCCTCGACGACGCCCGGGTCTCGTGGCACCACGCCGTGCTGCGCCCCGACGGCGACCACTGGACCCTCGCCGACGAGGACAGCACCAACGGCACCTACGCCGACGGCCGCCGCATCCACGAGTGGGGTGTCGGCCCCGGCACCGAGATCCGCTTCGGCAGCGTCGCCGACGGACCACGCGCCGTCCTCCTCGGCCGCGACCCGCCCGCCCCCGCCCCCGCCGCCCCGGGTTTCCGCACCTCACGCCCCTCCGGCGTCCACAGCCCCGCCCTCACCGGCACCTTCCGGCAGCCGACGTCGGTCCGCGCGCTGCCCGCCCAGGCCCCCTTCCGGATCGGCCGCGCCCCCGACAACGACCTCGTCGTCGACGACCTGGTGGTCTCCCGCCGGCACGCCGAACTCCGCGCCCACCCCGACGGCACATACGAGATCGTCGACCTCGGCAGCCACAACGGCACCTTCCTCAACGGCGCCCCCGTCGGCCGGGCCCGCGTCCACGAGGGCGACATCGTCGGCATCGGCCACAGCGCGTTCTGCCTCGTCGGCGACCACCTCCAGGAGTACGTCGACACCGGCACCGTCTCCCTCGACGTGCGGGACCTCGCCGTCGCCGTCGACCGCGGCCGCAAGGTCCTCCTCGACCACGTGTCCTTCCCCGTCGGCGAGAAGTGCCTGCTCGGCGTCGTGGGCCCCAGCGGGGCCGGGAAGTCCACCCTGCTCGGCGCCCTCACCGGATTGCGCCCCGCCGACGGCGGCACCGTCCTGTACGACGGCCGCGACCTCTACCGCGACTACGCCGAACTCCGCAGCCGCATCGGCCTCGTACCGCAGGACGACATCCTGCACGCGCAGCTCACCGTCCGCCGGGCCCTCGCGTACGCGGCCGAACTCCGCTTCCCGCAGGACACCGCCAAGGCCGAACGCGAAGCGCGCGTCGACGAGGTGATCCGCGAACTCGGCCTCCAGGAGCGGGCCGGCCAGCCCATCCACAGCCTCTCCGGCGGCCAGCGCAAGCGCGTCTCCGTCGCCCTCGAACTCCTCACCAAGCCGTCACTGCTCTTCCTCGACGAGCCGACCTCGGGCCTCGACCCCGGCATGGACCGCTCCGTCATGCACATGCTGCGCCGCCTCGCCGACGACGGCCGCACCGTCATCGTCGTCACGCACAGCGTGCTCTCCCTCGACGTCTGCGACCGGCTCCTGGTGCTGGCCCCCGGCGGCCGGATCGCCTACTACGGGCCGCCCGGCGACACCCTGGACTTCTTCGGGTTCGAGCAGTGGCCGGAGGCCTTCGAGGCGTTCGAGACGGCGAAGGGCCGCGACTGGGCGGGGGAGTACCGCACCTCGTCCTTCCACCGCCGGTACGTCGCCGACGCCACCTCCCGGCCCTGGACCGGCGACGGCGACCTGCCGGCCCGGGCCGTCGCCCCGCCGCCCAAACCGCAGAGCTGGGGAGCCCAGCTGCGCACCCTGGTCCGGCGGTACGCCGCCGCGCTGTCCGCCGACCGCACCTTCCTCGCCATCATGATCGCCCTGCCGTTCGTCATGGGCGCCATGGCCCGGGCCCTCGCCGGCAGCCGGCTCACCGCCGAGACCGCCATGAACGCCCTGCTCATCCTGTGCGTCGGCGGTGTGCTCACCGGCGCCGCCAACGCGGTGCGCGAACTCGTCAAGGAACGGGTCATCTACCAGCGCGAGAGAGCCGTCGGCCTGTCCCGCTCGGCCTACCTGATGTCGAAGGTGGTCGTGCTGGGCGCCGTCACCGTGGTCCAGGCCGTCGTCCTCACCCTCGTCGGCCTCGCCGGGGTGGACCTGGGCGCCCCCGGCGGGGAGGGAGTCCTGCTGCCGCCGCTCGTCGAGATCACCCTCGCCGTGGCCCTGCTCTCCTTCACCGCGATGATGCTCGGCCTGCTGGTGTCCGCACTCGTCCGCAAGGAAGAGGTCACCATGCCGCTGCTGGTGCTGCTGGCCATCGTGCAGGTGGTCTTCTGCGGCGCCCTGCTCCAGCTGGACGGCGTCGCGGTGATCGGGCAGCTGTCCTGGCTGGTCCCCTCCCGCTGGGCGCTCGGCGCCATGGCCGCCACCATCGGCCTCGCCGACATCGTCCCCGGCAAGATCACATCGGACCCGCTGTTCGAACACAGCGCCGCCGTCTGGCTGCTCGACATGGGCATGCTCGTCGTCCTCTCCCTGGTGTTCGCCCTGGCCGTGGCGCGGCTGCTGCGCCGCCACGAACCCGCCATCATGCGGAAGTAG
- a CDS encoding serine/threonine-protein kinase — protein MAGTRYGDSGLPYDLTGRQVAGYRVESELGRGGMAVVYLARDVRLGRRVALKVLAPELARNDSFRQRFMHESRAAAAIDHPHIVPVFEADEADGLLFIAMRYVNGHDLQTVLDRGGPLDAEAAVRIATQVASALDAAHDHDLVHRDVKPANILVAAGVDEDHPEHVYLADFGLTKKSLSLSGVTSFGDIVGTVDYMAPEQVEGIAVDGRCDLYSLACVVHAALTGAPPFRRTNDVSVLLAQKNDPPPPLSSLRPGLPLALDDVLAKALAKAPGDRYDTCLQFTGALRRAARGAPVKPLPPPDPEPGRPRTEPVPVPAGPPPPPPGWALPVFRAGRRR, from the coding sequence ATGGCCGGGACCCGGTACGGCGACAGCGGTCTGCCCTACGACCTGACCGGGCGGCAGGTCGCCGGCTACCGCGTGGAGAGCGAGCTCGGCCGTGGCGGCATGGCCGTGGTCTACCTCGCCCGCGACGTGCGGCTGGGCCGCCGGGTCGCGCTGAAGGTGCTGGCGCCCGAACTGGCACGCAACGACTCCTTCCGGCAGCGGTTCATGCACGAGTCCCGGGCCGCCGCCGCGATCGACCACCCGCACATCGTGCCCGTGTTCGAGGCCGACGAGGCCGACGGGCTGCTCTTCATCGCCATGCGCTACGTGAACGGACACGACCTCCAGACCGTCCTGGACCGCGGCGGGCCGCTGGACGCCGAGGCGGCCGTGCGGATCGCCACTCAGGTGGCCTCGGCGCTCGACGCGGCCCACGACCACGACCTCGTCCACCGGGACGTGAAACCCGCCAACATCCTGGTGGCGGCCGGCGTCGACGAGGACCACCCGGAGCACGTGTACCTCGCCGACTTCGGCCTGACGAAGAAGTCCCTGTCGCTGAGCGGGGTCACCAGCTTCGGCGACATCGTCGGCACCGTCGACTACATGGCCCCCGAGCAGGTCGAGGGCATCGCCGTCGACGGCCGGTGCGACCTCTACAGCCTCGCCTGCGTCGTGCACGCCGCCCTCACCGGGGCGCCGCCCTTCCGCCGCACCAACGACGTGTCCGTGCTGCTCGCCCAGAAGAACGACCCGCCGCCACCGCTGTCCTCGCTGCGCCCCGGGCTGCCGCTCGCCTTGGACGACGTCCTGGCCAAAGCCCTGGCCAAGGCGCCCGGCGACCGCTACGACACCTGCCTCCAGTTCACCGGCGCGCTGCGTCGGGCCGCGCGCGGGGCACCCGTAAAGCCGCTGCCGCCCCCGGACCCGGAACCCGGACGGCCCCGCACGGAGCCGGTGCCGGTCCCCGCGGGGCCGCCGCCCCCACCGCCCGGCTGGGCGCTGCCCGTCTTCCGGGCCGGCCGCCGTCGCTGA
- a CDS encoding streptophobe family protein — MSPTAGKAAAARTPSAAAGWRDALIAALAGFAAMTAVAAAGLGAAGAGSLPGGAFPHVLAAVVVMAAGGSVEVSGGAGFLAGADAGISVLPLSVSLAGALTAGYCWLRPMRHRAVIGEGELLARAGQLVLLWLALLTCFALFARHTFGISVGDNPLGELGELLDASPTVGFRAELPATLGFGLLWILGLVVLALLVSRRTPLPARLVRFHAAVRPAASATVLLLLAYVVLGVGVGVVVAATRGHPSETFAVVLLGLPNLVWPALTLGLGGSWEGKVEGPFGLPMPQLLDEVLRTPDLSRIDVGSLAEHDGRAWWLVVVAAVLVLGAGFVAAMRSPGAMKPWQHALHLAVALALAVLAICLLGDVQARYGLSLLGIGEVDGLGGQVELRPVLWRTVGLGLLWGAVAGFLGGLLAGRVRRGAAADRAR; from the coding sequence GTGAGCCCAACGGCAGGAAAGGCAGCAGCGGCCCGGACCCCCTCGGCGGCGGCGGGCTGGCGGGACGCGCTGATCGCGGCGCTCGCCGGATTCGCGGCGATGACGGCCGTGGCCGCGGCAGGACTGGGCGCCGCGGGCGCCGGATCGCTGCCCGGCGGCGCGTTCCCCCACGTACTGGCGGCCGTGGTCGTGATGGCCGCGGGCGGCTCCGTCGAGGTGTCCGGCGGCGCCGGGTTCCTCGCCGGGGCCGACGCCGGGATCTCGGTGCTCCCGCTGTCGGTCAGCCTGGCCGGCGCGCTCACCGCCGGCTACTGCTGGCTGCGCCCGATGCGCCACCGGGCCGTCATCGGCGAGGGCGAACTCCTCGCCCGGGCCGGACAGTTGGTCCTGTTGTGGCTGGCCCTGCTGACCTGCTTCGCACTCTTCGCCCGGCACACCTTCGGGATCAGCGTGGGCGACAACCCGCTCGGCGAACTCGGCGAGCTGCTGGACGCCTCGCCCACCGTGGGCTTCCGGGCGGAGCTGCCCGCGACGCTCGGTTTCGGCCTGCTCTGGATCCTGGGCCTGGTCGTGCTCGCCCTGCTCGTGTCCCGGCGGACCCCGCTCCCCGCCCGCCTGGTCCGCTTCCACGCCGCCGTCCGACCCGCCGCGTCCGCGACCGTGCTGCTGCTCCTCGCGTACGTCGTGCTCGGCGTCGGCGTCGGCGTCGTGGTCGCCGCCACCCGCGGCCACCCGTCGGAGACCTTCGCCGTGGTGCTGCTGGGCCTGCCCAACCTGGTGTGGCCCGCCCTCACGCTGGGGCTCGGCGGATCGTGGGAGGGCAAGGTCGAGGGGCCGTTCGGGCTTCCGATGCCCCAGCTCCTGGACGAGGTCCTGCGGACCCCCGACCTGTCCCGCATCGACGTCGGATCGCTCGCCGAGCACGACGGCCGCGCCTGGTGGCTGGTCGTGGTGGCCGCCGTGCTGGTGCTCGGCGCCGGCTTCGTCGCCGCCATGCGCTCCCCCGGCGCGATGAAGCCCTGGCAGCACGCCCTGCACCTGGCGGTCGCGCTCGCCCTGGCCGTCCTGGCGATCTGTCTCCTCGGCGACGTACAGGCCCGGTACGGGCTGTCCCTGCTGGGCATCGGCGAGGTCGACGGGCTCGGCGGGCAGGTGGAGCTGCGGCCGGTGCTGTGGCGGACGGTGGGCCTCGGCCTGCTCTGGGGCGCGGTCGCCGGATTCCTCGGTGGACTGCTCGCCGGCCGCGTCCGGCGCGGCGCGGCAGCCGACCGGGCCCGCTGA
- a CDS encoding endonuclease I family protein encodes MKRISRLTPWAAGLAATAAAALFLIPAPASAGPSQVAIAPVAATVTPDEYYAPAAGKTGAALKTALHDIIKTQSKISYSAVWNALKVTDQDPANPNNVILVYSGRSQSKATNGGGVNDWNREHVWAKSHGDFGEVTGPGTDLHHLRPEDVTVNSTRGNKDFDLGGSPVSEAPGSYTDADSFEPRNAVKGDVARMLLYMAVRYDGGDGFADLEMNDRVLNGSAPLFGRISLLKQWNQQDPPDAFEQRRNQVIYDTYQHNRNPFIDHPEWVNQIW; translated from the coding sequence GTGAAGAGGATCTCCCGTCTGACCCCCTGGGCCGCCGGGCTCGCGGCGACGGCCGCAGCAGCCCTGTTCCTGATACCGGCCCCGGCGTCCGCCGGTCCGTCGCAGGTCGCGATCGCCCCGGTCGCCGCCACCGTGACGCCCGACGAGTACTACGCCCCGGCCGCGGGCAAGACCGGAGCGGCTCTCAAGACCGCTCTGCACGACATCATCAAGACCCAATCGAAGATCAGCTACTCGGCTGTCTGGAACGCCCTCAAGGTCACCGACCAGGACCCGGCCAACCCCAACAACGTCATCCTCGTCTACTCCGGCCGTTCGCAGTCCAAGGCGACCAACGGCGGCGGCGTCAACGACTGGAACCGCGAGCACGTCTGGGCCAAGAGCCACGGAGACTTCGGCGAGGTCACCGGCCCGGGCACCGACCTGCACCACCTCCGCCCGGAGGACGTCACGGTCAACAGCACCCGCGGCAACAAGGACTTCGACCTCGGCGGCAGCCCCGTCTCCGAGGCCCCCGGCAGCTACACCGACGCCGATTCCTTCGAGCCGCGCAACGCGGTCAAGGGCGACGTCGCGCGCATGCTGCTCTACATGGCCGTGCGCTACGACGGCGGCGACGGCTTCGCCGACCTCGAGATGAACGACAGAGTGCTCAACGGCTCCGCGCCCCTCTTCGGCCGGATCAGCCTGCTGAAGCAGTGGAACCAGCAGGACCCGCCGGACGCCTTCGAACAGCGCCGCAACCAGGTGATCTACGACACCTACCAGCACAACCGCAACCCGTTCATCGACCACCCGGAGTGGGTCAACCAGATCTGGTAG
- a CDS encoding SpoIIE family protein phosphatase, translating to MGHRGVPRAAVPHPDAWPARPDLSLALNRMGTFDWNLDSGQMHLDATALEVFELWPDEYAGTAASLRVRIPPGEEARLDARVSQALKNGRTEYGAYFRIRLRDGTPRWTHTQGHILRDDTGRPYRIIGIVRDASPDPDDPGAPAAPDGRDEAGRDAARRRMTGVVDRTTAILAHARTVNDVTDILKDPESLGHLGAVSVMLGVVDGGRVHLVAEGQLGSYVPEIEYTRIDAAFPMSEAVRTLQPVFLTSREEFQERFPLLWPYIEPLSVRSGAYLPLIAQGRPIGAIGLLYARDGGFSAEERNLLVALGSGIAQSLQRAMLYEQEHDLAEGLQRAMLPRRIPEVPGAQIAVRYRAARMGRDIGGDWYDVVPLGDGRIGVMIGDVEGHDTDAAAVMGQLRIVLRAYVTEGHTPGAAMARAGAFLRDLETDRFATCTYVEADLNTGLLQLVRAGHLDPVVRRGDGSCHRVAVAGGLPLGLPATPPAEKAARAAGETAAREAAEVPAGGGAVAGLGTGYPVTALELHPGETLLLCTDGLIERPGADPDLGMREFMAAVRRGPTDLEQLADVLCDLVGDAGGGDDMALLLLRRHGSPVPRGGGPLRHHLRPGDPSGPATVRHLVRAAAAAWGARDRSDEIELAADELMTNALVHTDGGGEVTLRRTAEGRIRVEVEDGSSALPRRREAGDWAVSGRGLQLIDGLADAWGVEPRGGGKCVWCEFAAPAAEPAEPAELAGNS from the coding sequence ATGGGCCACAGGGGAGTACCCCGGGCCGCCGTGCCGCACCCCGACGCATGGCCGGCCCGGCCGGACCTGAGCCTCGCGCTCAACCGGATGGGTACCTTCGACTGGAACCTCGACAGCGGGCAGATGCACCTCGACGCGACCGCTCTCGAGGTCTTCGAGCTGTGGCCGGACGAATACGCCGGTACGGCCGCCTCGCTGCGCGTGCGCATCCCGCCCGGCGAGGAGGCCCGCCTCGACGCCCGGGTCTCCCAGGCCCTGAAGAACGGTCGCACCGAGTACGGGGCCTACTTCCGGATCCGGCTCCGCGACGGCACCCCCCGCTGGACCCACACCCAGGGCCACATCCTGCGTGACGACACGGGCCGCCCGTACCGGATCATCGGGATCGTCCGGGACGCGTCCCCGGACCCCGACGACCCCGGCGCGCCCGCCGCCCCGGACGGCCGGGACGAGGCCGGCCGGGACGCGGCCCGGCGCCGGATGACCGGGGTGGTGGACCGCACCACCGCGATCCTCGCGCACGCCCGCACCGTCAACGACGTCACCGACATCCTCAAGGACCCCGAGTCCCTCGGGCACCTCGGCGCGGTCAGCGTGATGCTCGGGGTGGTCGACGGCGGGCGCGTACACCTCGTCGCCGAGGGGCAGCTCGGCTCGTACGTCCCCGAGATCGAGTACACCCGGATCGACGCGGCGTTCCCGATGAGCGAGGCGGTCCGCACCCTCCAGCCCGTGTTCCTCACGTCGCGGGAGGAGTTCCAGGAGCGCTTCCCGCTGCTGTGGCCGTACATCGAACCGCTCTCCGTGCGCAGTGGCGCGTACCTGCCGCTGATCGCCCAGGGGCGCCCGATCGGCGCCATCGGCCTGCTGTACGCGCGGGACGGCGGGTTCTCCGCCGAGGAGCGCAACCTGCTGGTCGCACTCGGCAGCGGCATCGCGCAGAGCCTCCAGCGGGCGATGCTGTACGAGCAGGAACACGACCTCGCCGAAGGCCTCCAGCGGGCGATGCTGCCGCGTCGGATCCCGGAGGTGCCGGGTGCGCAGATCGCCGTGCGCTACCGCGCCGCCCGGATGGGCCGGGACATCGGCGGGGACTGGTACGACGTGGTCCCGCTGGGCGACGGCCGGATCGGCGTGATGATCGGCGACGTCGAGGGCCACGACACCGACGCCGCCGCCGTCATGGGCCAACTGCGGATCGTGCTGCGCGCCTACGTCACCGAGGGGCACACCCCCGGCGCGGCGATGGCCCGGGCCGGCGCCTTCCTCCGCGACCTGGAGACCGACCGCTTCGCCACCTGTACGTACGTCGAGGCCGACCTGAACACCGGCCTGCTGCAACTGGTGCGGGCCGGGCACCTGGACCCGGTGGTGCGCCGCGGCGACGGCAGCTGCCACCGGGTCGCGGTCGCGGGCGGCCTCCCGCTCGGCCTGCCCGCCACGCCTCCGGCGGAGAAGGCCGCCCGCGCGGCCGGGGAGACGGCGGCCCGGGAGGCGGCGGAGGTACCCGCGGGGGGCGGTGCGGTCGCGGGCCTGGGTACCGGCTATCCCGTCACCGCGCTCGAACTGCACCCCGGCGAGACGTTGTTGCTGTGCACCGACGGCCTGATCGAGCGGCCCGGCGCCGATCCCGACCTCGGCATGCGGGAGTTCATGGCCGCCGTACGGCGTGGCCCGACCGATCTGGAGCAGCTCGCCGACGTGCTGTGTGACCTGGTGGGCGACGCGGGCGGCGGCGACGACATGGCCCTGCTCCTGTTGCGCCGTCACGGTTCCCCCGTACCGCGCGGCGGCGGCCCGTTGCGCCACCACCTCAGGCCGGGCGACCCGTCGGGCCCGGCCACGGTCCGCCACCTGGTCCGCGCCGCCGCGGCGGCCTGGGGCGCGCGGGACCGGTCCGACGAGATCGAGCTGGCCGCCGACGAGCTGATGACGAACGCGCTCGTACACACCGACGGCGGCGGCGAGGTGACACTGCGGCGCACGGCCGAGGGCCGGATCCGCGTCGAGGTCGAGGACGGCTCCAGCGCGCTGCCGCGCCGCCGGGAGGCGGGCGACTGGGCGGTGTCGGGCCGCGGCCTGCAGCTGATCGACGGGCTCGCGGACGCGTGGGGAGTGGAGCCCCGGGGCGGCGGCAAGTGCGTCTGGTGCGAGTTCGCCGCACCGGCCGCCGAGCCCGCCGAGCCCGCCGAGCTGGCCGGGAACTCCTAG